Within Rhodospirillales bacterium, the genomic segment CGAAGCGATCGCGGTAAGCGATACCTACGCCCCCGAACACCTGGAGGTGATGACGCGCCGCGACGATTATTATCTCGCCCGGCTGAAAAACTACGGCAGCCTGTTTGTCGGCGAGGAAAGCACCGTCGCCTACGGCGACAAGGGCGTCGGCACCAACCACACGCTGCCCACCGGCCGCGCCGCGCGCTATACCGGCGGGCTGTGGGTGGGCAAATTCCTCAAGACCGTCACCTACCAGCGCCTGACCGCGTCCGCGAGCCAGAAGATCGCGCCGATCATGGCGCGCATGTGCGCCGAGGAAGGCATGCTCGCCCACGAAGCCACCGCCACCGCGCGCGCCCAGCGCTACCTGCAACGGCCGCGCCCAGGGTGACAAGCGACGAGCTGACCATCAAGACATCCGACGATCAAGCGGGTGAACCATTTGCCCGCCAACTCCAGGGAGGAGACCGATGAGCATCGACAAGACCAACATTCCCCGCCGTGATTTTCTTGCCGGCGCGGCGGCCGGCGTGGCCGGCGCGAGCCTGCTAAGCGCGTTTCCGGCCGGCGCGCAAAGCGCCAAGACCGGCACCGTCCGTTGCTGGGGCGAGCCGGGACCCTACGGTGGCGTCGCGGTCGCGGCGATGAACGAATGGGCGCAGAAGAACGCGCCCGGCCTCAAGTTCGAGATCGAGACAATTCCGTGGGACGGCGTCTACGTCAAACTGATGACCGATCTCGCCGCGCAACGGCCCCCGTCCCTGATCAGCGTCGAATCGCCGATCGCCATGCAGTTGATGGCCGAAGGATTGCTGGTATCGCTCGACGACGTGGTCGACAAGATCGGGCGCAACCGGATCGCCGACGGCGTGAAGTGGGAATACTGGGGCAGCTGGAAGGGTAAGCAATACGTGCTGCCGGCCCATCACCAGCCGCACCTGTTGCTGGTGCGCATGGACATCGCCAAGGAGTTGGGGCTCAAGGACCCCGACACCTGGGACTGGAACGATCTGCTCGCCGCGGCGCGGACGATTTCGCAGAAAAAGCCGGACATGGCCGGATTCACCATGGCGCTTGGGCGCAATCTCTGCACCGATTACCACTTCTCCGCGCTGCTCCATTCTGCCGGCGGACGGATGTTCGACGCCGCCAACAAGTTCCAGGTGGTGTTCGACAGCCCGCAGACGGTCGAGGCGCTGACCTTCGTCAAGGAACTGCGGCCCTACATGCCCAAGGGCGCGGTCGAATACAGCTTCCTCCAGGTAGTCGACGCCCACGTCACCGGCAAGACCGCGATGAGCTTCTACTGGGGCCGCACGCTCGGCCGCGCGGCGGAGGAAAACAAGGCGGTGTTCCAGGCGACCGAGGCGTTCAACCACGCCCGCCATCCCAAGACCGGCCGGCGCCACAACTGGAACGATTTCCAGGGCTGGTGCATCCCCATCCGGAACAACCCGTTCATCGACGAAGCCAAGGCCGCGCTGGTGTATTACCAGACCAGCAAGGATTGGCTGATCAAGTACAGCCATTCGCTGGTGCCCAACGTGGCGCCGACCTACAAGGACGTGTT encodes:
- a CDS encoding extracellular solute-binding protein, whose translation is MSIDKTNIPRRDFLAGAAAGVAGASLLSAFPAGAQSAKTGTVRCWGEPGPYGGVAVAAMNEWAQKNAPGLKFEIETIPWDGVYVKLMTDLAAQRPPSLISVESPIAMQLMAEGLLVSLDDVVDKIGRNRIADGVKWEYWGSWKGKQYVLPAHHQPHLLLVRMDIAKELGLKDPDTWDWNDLLAAARTISQKKPDMAGFTMALGRNLCTDYHFSALLHSAGGRMFDAANKFQVVFDSPQTVEALTFVKELRPYMPKGAVEYSFLQVVDAHVTGKTAMSFYWGRTLGRAAEENKAVFQATEAFNHARHPKTGRRHNWNDFQGWCIPIRNNPFIDEAKAALVYYQTSKDWLIKYSHSLVPNVAPTYKDVLDAPELRNHPIFQAKPRTVQTYFKDSLAHSSSSANELLQGVNPLAGIVHGRSVLAQTVQKVVIDNMAPAEAAKWGARELEAIRRDNMRLLG